The sequence below is a genomic window from Candidatus Cloacimonadota bacterium.
GTGTTCCGACTCGCTATTCCGCAGTTAGTTCGCAAACTATTTGAACCCTATAACGCTAAAACGCAAAACCCTAAAACGTAATCCCTTTTTCATCTTCATCATCCTGTGCATCCCTAATCTATTAAAAATCACGGGCTGGATTCTTCGCTGGTGCTCAGAATGACGCGCAGCGGAACGATAAAACCCCACAACCCTAAAATCAGCGTTATAGGCGTAATCTGCGTGACACAAAAAACCTGCGGAAAACCCCTTGACAAACCCCCAAATTCTGCCCCTATATATATAGAAGGATGTTTTTATTAGCGCGCAAAAAAAACAGACTGAAAAAAACTCGGAGGACATTCAATGTGAAAATGAAATGCAAATGTGGCTTCAGAACCCGATAGCCTGAGATTACGGAGCAGCCCCGGTTTCAACGCGGTTCATTTTCCATCGAACGCATATCCTGAGAAAGAAAAAAGGGGCGAAAGAGGAAAATCTTCCCGGCAAAACAAAAGGCGGGAACAAAGTCCCGCCTTCTGAGATGTTATTTTAGCCTTTTTTAGTGGGCAGTGTGTTTTTCGGTGACTTGTTCCACGACCTGTCCATCGCTCACAGAGCGTTTGAAATAGTAGGTGTGGAGCAGTTTAAGCGCCAGGGGTGAAAGAGGTGCGCCCAGGAAACGCTCATAGATTTTGACGACTTCGGGATTTTTGTGGGATTGACGCACGGGAAGGCTGCGATCTTCTTCATAGAGAGAAAGTCCGCGGCGGGCACGGGAAGCGATGTCATTTCCATAAGGCTGACCACCGCCACCAACGCAACCACCAGGGCAGGCCATGATTTCGATGAAGTGCCAGGGTGATTCGCCTGTGGTGGCAAGGCTTTCGCGCACGCGGTCCATCACGATGCGGGCATTGCTGAGGCCGTGGGCAACCGCAACGCGCACTTCGCCAAAGCCGGGAATGTCGATGGCAGCTTCCTTCACGCCTTGGAGACCACGGACAGCGTCGATGTCCAGGTGCTCAAGTTCTTTTCCCGTAACCAGGAAATAGGCGGAACGGATGGCAGCTTCCATCACACCGCCGGTGGCACCAAAGATGGTTCCAGCGCCGGAATAGAAGCTCATGCCTTCGTCCGGTTCTTCTTCCGGCAGATTGGCAAAGTCGATGCCGGCTTCCTTAATCATGCGGATGAGTTCGCGGGTGGTGAGCACATAGTCTGTATCCTGGAATCCGGAGTCACGCAGTTCGGGACGGCGGGCTTCGAATTTTTTGGCGGTGCAGGGCATGACAGCCACAGAGACGATTTTGGCGGGGTCGATGTTGTTTTCCTTCGCGTAATAGGTTTTGGAAAGCACGCCAAACATGCTCATGGGGGATTTTGCGGTGGAAACGCAATCCGCGAGGTCGGGATAGTAGGTTTCCATGAATTTAATCCAGCCAGGAGAGCAGGAAGTGATGAGGGGGCGTTTTTCGCCCGCTTTAAGTTTTTCCACACATTCGGTTCCCTCTTCCAGGATGGTGAGGTCGGCGGTGAAGTTTGTGTCCATCACGCTGTCGAAACCGATTTTACGCAGAGCGGCATACATTTTCTTGGGTGTGACCGCGCCGAGGGGAAGACCAAAATCCTCACCCAGGGAAACACGGACAGAGGGAGCTTCCTGAACGATGACATGTTTGTCCGGGTCCAGGATGGCATCCCAAACTTCGTCGATTTCGCCGCGTTCACGCAGAGCGCCGGTTGGGCAATAAACTGTGCATTGTCCGCAGTTTACGCAGGGGCTGTTTGCCATGCCCATTCCGAAGGGAGTGTCCACATGGGAGCCGATTCCGCGGTCCGTCATGGTGATGGCAAAAACGGTCTGCACTTCGTTGCAAACGGTGATGCAGCGTCCGCAGGAGATACATTTATTCACGTCACGGATGATGGAAAGTGAGCTTTCATCCACGGGCTTGCGGTCCAGGATGGTGGGCATTGCTTCAGGGTCGACGCCCAGATTGTTCGCCAGGGTTTGCAATTCACATTTGTTGTTTGCCACGCAGGTGGGGCAGGTCACATCGTGGTTTGAAAGAATCATTTCAATGAGGGTTTTGCGGTATGAGCGCAGGTGTTTGCTGTTTGTTGCCACCTTCATTCCTTCATTCACGGGGGTGCAACATGCCCTTTTGGGGGCGGGTGTGCCTTCGATTTCCACAACGCAGACGCCACAATTTGCGGTTGGCGGCAGGTCGGGATGATAGCACAGCCTGGGGATGTAAATCCCGTGTTTATCGGCGGCTTCGATGATGGTCATGGTGTCCGGAACTTCCAGATGCTGGCCATCGATCCAGATATTTACAGTTTTAGCCATTTCTAAACCTCTTTATCTTACTTTTTTGTTATCGCGATGAATTCGTCACGGAAGTATTCGACGGCGGAACGTATGACCAATACAGGGGATTGTCCCAGCGCGCAGAAGCTTGTTGCGAACATGGTTTCAGCGATGGTGAGCATGAGCTCGACATCGTCCATGCTGCCATTTCCTTTTTTGATTTTGGTAATCAGCTTGTAAAGCTGTTGGGAGCCGTTGCGGCAGGGAGCGCATTTTCCGCAGGATTCATGACGGAAAAACCTCAGGATTGACCAGAGGACATCCACGATGCTTTGATGCTCGTTTATCACCAAAATGGCGCCCGAGCCCAAAACAGCGGCATAATCCTTCAAACTGGCAAAATCCATGTTTACATCCAGCATTTTTTCAGGCAGGAAAACGCCCGCAGCTCCGCCCACGAGAGCGGCTTTGAAGCGGAAGCCTTTTTTCATGCCGCCGCCATGCTCGTTGATGATGGTGCGCAGGGTTGTGCCCATATCAACTTCGCAGAGGCCGGGATGCGCGACGTCGCCCAAAATGGTGTAAACCTTGGTGCCGGCTGCATCCGGAGTGCCGTGTTTTTTGTAGGCATCCGCGCCTTCTTTGATGATGAAGGGAACGTTGGCAAGGGTTTCCACGTTGTTCACAACAGTGGGAGCCTTCCAGAGGCCTTCAACGCCGGGGAAAGGCGGTTTCCAGCGTGGGTGACCGCGGTTTCCTTCCAAAGATTCGATGAGGGCGGTTTCCTCTCCGCAAACGTAGGCGCCGGCGCCAATCTTAATCTCGATATCCAGGTCGAAGCCGGAACCGAAGATGTTTTCGCCAATGATGCCATATTCGCGGCATTTATCGATGGCTTTTTGCAGGCGCTCGATGCAGAGTTTGTATTCTCCACGGATGTAAATCCAGGCTTTGGTGGCGCCAACCGCGCGGGCGCAAATCATTGTGCCTTCAAGCAGTTGGTGTGGGTCACCTTCCATGATGAGGCGGTCTTTAAAAGTGCCAGGCTCGCCTTCGTCGGCATTCACCACCACATATTTTTGGGGTGCTTCGATGGGAGCCGTGAAGCTCCATTTCACCCCAGTGGGGAAGCCGGCACCGCCGCGTCCTTGGAGGCCGGATTTTTTCACTTCGTTCACAATATCGATGGGCTGCATCTGAGTGAGCGCTCTTTCCCAGGCTTCATAACCACCAAAGCCGATGTATTCATCAATGCTTTCGGGGTCGATGAGGCCGGAATTGCGCAGGACGATGCGGTTTTGATAGTCGAATTTGGGGGTGAATTTCCCAATTGCGTCCAGCATCAAACGTCCCACAGGACGTCCTTTCAGGAAGTGTTCTTCCACCAATTCCGGGATGTCTTCCAGCTTAACATCTTGATAGTTGATGTTTTCCGGATAGACGCTGAGGCAGATTCCGCGCCCGAAAAAGCCCAGGGGGCCGGTTTCAAGCACGTTCACCTCTTCCTGGAGATGGTGTTTGGAAAGCTCCGCTCTGAGGCTGTGGAGAAAATCCTCCACCCCGGCTTGCAGGGAGGTTTCATTTATTCCCACCAGGATATGGCTGCGATAGAATTTCATTGGTTCCCCCTTCTGATCTTTTCGATGATTTCCTCGACTCTTTCATCTGTGAGGTCGCCATAGACATCGTTGTTAATCATCATCACGGGAGCGTTTCCACAAACTCCCAGGCAGGCGCAAAGTTCCAGGGTGAAAAGCCCGTCCCGCGTGGTTTCCCCAGTTTGGACATCCAGCAGGGCTTTGAGCTTGCGCAGGATGTTTTGGCTGCCTTTGATGTGGCAGGGCGGGGATTCGCAGAGACGGATTATATTTTTACCGCGTGGCTTGGTGCTGTACATTGTGTAGAATGTGAGCACGCCATAGATATGGTTTTCGGCAATGCCCAGATATTTCGCCACAGTTTGCACCGCCTCGTCTGAGATATAATGCTGTGGATGAGTGTCTTGGATCTCGTGCAGGATCTGAATGAGGTTGTGTTTTTCAGGAGTGTATTTGTTACAGATCTCTGTGTACATGGTTCCTCCTTTCTTTAATCGTCATCATCGGCCAAACGGGCCAAGCGCTCTTGATTTTTTGTTACGTCGACATGTATACCGGGGATGCGGTCGATGGCATTAACCGGACAAACGTCCTGGCAATTGCCACATTTGATGCAATCCACCTGGTGGATGGTGTATTTTTCCTCGCGGGAACCGCTGATGCATTCCACAGGGCATTTGCGCGAGCAAAGCGAACAGCCGATGCAGCGTTCTTTATCTATATTGAAATAGAACAGGTCTGTGCAAACCTTTGTGGGACAGGTTTTGTCCCGAATATGGGCTTCATATTCGTTGCGGAAATAGCGGATGGTGGAAAGCACGGGATTGGGCGCGGTTTGACCGAGGCCGCAAAGCGAAAGCTTGTTGATGGCTTCGCCCAGGCGCTGCAATTCGTCCAAATCACCTTCCCTGCCCTTGCCTTTGGTGATGCGGTCCAGAATGTTATACATCTGTTTCAGACCGATGCGGCAGGGCGGGCATTTTCCGCAGGATTCCTCCACGCAGAATTCGATGAAGAACTTGGCAACGTTCACCATGCACTTTTTGTCGTTCATCACGATGACGCCGCCGGAACCCATCATGGCTCCGCGTTCTTTCAGGCTTTCATAATCCACACCAACGTCAAGGTGTTCGACAGTGAGGCAGCCACCTGAGGGTCCGCCAAGCTGAACCGCCTTGAAAGGATGGCCACCGGTCATGCCGCCGCCAACATCGTAAATCAGCTCACGCAGGGTGATTCCCATGGGAACTTCCACGAGGCCGGTGTTGTTGATGTCACCAGTGAGGGCAAAAACCTTGGTTCCCTTGCTGGTTTTGGTTCCCATTTCGGAAAACCACTGCGCGCCTTTCAGGAATATTGTGGGCAGGTTGGCCATGGTTTCCACGTTGTTCACCACGGTTGGTTTTTCCCAAAGTCCCTTCGTTGCAGGATAGGGCGGTTTGGGTGTGGGGTTTCCGCGCTCCCCTTCCAGGGAGTGGATTAGAGCCATTTCCTCGCCACAAACGAAAGCGCCGGCTCCGGTGCGAACCTCAGCGTCGAAGCAAAAGTTCGAGCCGAAGATGTTTTTGCCCATGAGGCCAACTTCTTTTGCCTGAGCGATGGCACCCTTGATGCGCTGAATGGCAAGGGGATATTCCGCGCGGATATAGAAAAATCCTTTGGACGCGCCGATGGAATATGCGCCCAACATCATCCCTTCCAGGATGCGATGAGGGTCACCTTCCAAAAGTGAGCGGTCCATAAACGCGCCGGGGTCACCTTCGTCGCCATTGCAGATAATGTATTTTTCATCGTCCTTGATGTTGTGAACCATCTGCCATTTAATATGGGTGGGAAATCCTCCGCCTCCGCGTCCTCGCAAACCGGATTCCTTCACCACGTTGATGGCGTCCTGGGGGGTCATTTCGGTCAAAACGGTTCCCAAGGCTTCATAACCACCTGTGGCGATGTATTCTTCCAAACTTTCAGGATTGATATAGCCGCAGTTTGCCAGCGCCACTTTAATCTGTTTTTGGTAAAAAGGCACTTCTTTTTGGGCGGCAAAAACTTTTTCATCTTCCTGAAGCATGAGGCGCTGAACAGGGCGTCCCTTCACAAAATGTTCGGAAACGATATCATCCACATCCTCCACTTTCACATGTTTGTAGAAGATGCCTTCGGGATAGATAACCAACACTGGACCATAGTCGCAGGGGCCCATGCAGCCTGTTTCAATCAGGTTTACCTCACCGGTCAAACCATGTTCGTCCAACACGGTGTGAAAACGTTCCTTAATCTTCAGTGCGCCTGCCGAAACGCAGCCTGAGCCACAACAAATCAGCAGGTCAATTCTTTTCAAAGCCATTCGTTCCTCCCAGATTAGTTGCCTGTGGCAACCACATAATCGGAGACAATCCTGCCATTGACGATGTGCTCAACCACCACCTTTCTAACCTTGTCGGGATTCATGTTTCCATAGGTGACCTTGGGTTTGTCTTCTTCGATAACGTCCACAACGGGCTCCATTGAAGCCAGCCCTTTTTCACCGGTCTGGGTGACGAGGACGTCGGTGAGGCTACGGTTCGCGATTTCTTCCAGAAAGGTCTTCATGACTTCGCGCGCGCCCATCGCGATGCCGGATGTTCCCATCCCCACCACGATTTTCACGCGAACGCTGCCGCCACGAAGCTTCATCTCTTCCTGGGCTTTTTCACGGATTTTTTTGAGGTCTGCAAGTGTTTTCATCAGACATTCTCCATGCTTGTATTTTGTATTCCTTCTTGTAAAGATTGGTCAATGTATTCAATCACATCGGGATAGGTGAGCGGAATATCTCCCAGCTCTTCCTTGATGGCCGCGGTTTCAAAATGGAAGGAATATTCGCGGCCTCTTTCACAGTGGATTAAAATGATGTGGAAATCCACCTCCGGGTGGCCGATTATGGCTCCCAGCAGCGTGGCTTTCAGGTTGCCCAAGGGCATGCGGTCGATGTGGTTCAATTCAAAATCCACCGTGAGAACAGTGCCGAAACCCGGCTGGCTGCTCATTTTGAACGAACCATTGCTCATCTCCGCGTTTTGTTTGAACAGCGGAATACCCAGCCCCACCTTCTTTTCACGCTCACCTTTGCTGGTGTAAAAAGGGTCTTGGGCCATGGCCAAAGTCTCGCTGTCCATGCCGGTGCCGTTATCTTCCACGATGATGCGCAGAAGATTTGTGCCCACGTCCTTGATGACGCGGACCTTTATATTCCTGGCTTTGGCCCGGACGCTGTTTTCGATTATGTCCAGCAGATGCAGGGATATATCTTGCATTTGCAGCCTATTCGTATTTTTTGAGGATCTCGGATAGCTTGTCCCTGGTGTCGACGCGCCCGTATGCTTCGTCGCCAATCACAAAAACTGGCGCCAAGGAACACGCACCAACGCAGCGAACAGCGCTCACTGTAAAGCGGTTATCTTCCGTTGTTTCACCAACTTTCACACCCAGTTCCTCCTCAATCATCTGAGCAAGGCGAGGCGCACCTTTAACGTAGCAGGCCGTGCCCATGCAGATATTGAGGGTATATTTCCCACGTGGGGTCATGGTGAAAAAGTTGTAAAAAGTTACAACGCCGAATACCTTGTTTGCCGGGATATCCATTTCCCGGGCAATGAATTCCTGCACTTCAACTGGCAGGTAACCAAAGATTTCCTGGGCCTGACGCAAAACCTCGATGAGCGGGTTGCGCAGTTCCCGGCTGGCTGCGATGACCTCTCTGAGTTGGTCATACAACAGATTGTCTTGCTGTGTCGCGGGAGCCATTAACTCCTCCTGTCTCTGTATTTTATACTAAAATCTTTCTATTTTCGATGCCCAACGCGGCTTTGGCAAGCTCATCCGCGCGGGGACTTTGGGCGAAAACCCTGCTGATTCCCGAGCCCAAATCTGCCAGATAGTGAGCGTCCGAACAGCGCAAAAAGCTTTTGCCATCCAGCTCCGGATGCAGAGCCAAAAAACCATCCAGCTTCAGGCTTGCCGTGATGCCAAACAGGTCGAAACGTGGTTCCGGCGGCAAAAATCCCAACTGTCCAAAAAGGCTGTTCACTTCGGCGTCAACATGGGCGGGAACGCAGTATCCTCCGTAGCTGCGAGCAATTTCCACAGCGCTTTGCAAATCCCATACGGAAGAGTTTATCAGCGCCCGTTGTTC
It includes:
- a CDS encoding (2Fe-2S) ferredoxin domain-containing protein, translating into MKTLADLKKIREKAQEEMKLRGGSVRVKIVVGMGTSGIAMGAREVMKTFLEEIANRSLTDVLVTQTGEKGLASMEPVVDVIEEDKPKVTYGNMNPDKVRKVVVEHIVNGRIVSDYVVATGN
- a CDS encoding 2Fe-2S iron-sulfur cluster binding domain-containing protein, which translates into the protein MAKTVNIWIDGQHLEVPDTMTIIEAADKHGIYIPRLCYHPDLPPTANCGVCVVEIEGTPAPKRACCTPVNEGMKVATNSKHLRSYRKTLIEMILSNHDVTCPTCVANNKCELQTLANNLGVDPEAMPTILDRKPVDESSLSIIRDVNKCISCGRCITVCNEVQTVFAITMTDRGIGSHVDTPFGMGMANSPCVNCGQCTVYCPTGALRERGEIDEVWDAILDPDKHVIVQEAPSVRVSLGEDFGLPLGAVTPKKMYAALRKIGFDSVMDTNFTADLTILEEGTECVEKLKAGEKRPLITSCSPGWIKFMETYYPDLADCVSTAKSPMSMFGVLSKTYYAKENNIDPAKIVSVAVMPCTAKKFEARRPELRDSGFQDTDYVLTTRELIRMIKEAGIDFANLPEEEPDEGMSFYSGAGTIFGATGGVMEAAIRSAYFLVTGKELEHLDIDAVRGLQGVKEAAIDIPGFGEVRVAVAHGLSNARIVMDRVRESLATTGESPWHFIEIMACPGGCVGGGGQPYGNDIASRARRGLSLYEEDRSLPVRQSHKNPEVVKIYERFLGAPLSPLALKLLHTYYFKRSVSDGQVVEQVTEKHTAH
- a CDS encoding 4Fe-4S binding protein, with amino-acid sequence MALKRIDLLICCGSGCVSAGALKIKERFHTVLDEHGLTGEVNLIETGCMGPCDYGPVLVIYPEGIFYKHVKVEDVDDIVSEHFVKGRPVQRLMLQEDEKVFAAQKEVPFYQKQIKVALANCGYINPESLEEYIATGGYEALGTVLTEMTPQDAINVVKESGLRGRGGGGFPTHIKWQMVHNIKDDEKYIICNGDEGDPGAFMDRSLLEGDPHRILEGMMLGAYSIGASKGFFYIRAEYPLAIQRIKGAIAQAKEVGLMGKNIFGSNFCFDAEVRTGAGAFVCGEEMALIHSLEGERGNPTPKPPYPATKGLWEKPTVVNNVETMANLPTIFLKGAQWFSEMGTKTSKGTKVFALTGDINNTGLVEVPMGITLRELIYDVGGGMTGGHPFKAVQLGGPSGGCLTVEHLDVGVDYESLKERGAMMGSGGVIVMNDKKCMVNVAKFFIEFCVEESCGKCPPCRIGLKQMYNILDRITKGKGREGDLDELQRLGEAINKLSLCGLGQTAPNPVLSTIRYFRNEYEAHIRDKTCPTKVCTDLFYFNIDKERCIGCSLCSRKCPVECISGSREEKYTIHQVDCIKCGNCQDVCPVNAIDRIPGIHVDVTKNQERLARLADDDD
- a CDS encoding sensor histidine kinase, giving the protein MQDISLHLLDIIENSVRAKARNIKVRVIKDVGTNLLRIIVEDNGTGMDSETLAMAQDPFYTSKGEREKKVGLGIPLFKQNAEMSNGSFKMSSQPGFGTVLTVDFELNHIDRMPLGNLKATLLGAIIGHPEVDFHIILIHCERGREYSFHFETAAIKEELGDIPLTYPDVIEYIDQSLQEGIQNTSMENV
- the nuoE gene encoding NADH-quinone oxidoreductase subunit NuoE, which gives rise to MYTEICNKYTPEKHNLIQILHEIQDTHPQHYISDEAVQTVAKYLGIAENHIYGVLTFYTMYSTKPRGKNIIRLCESPPCHIKGSQNILRKLKALLDVQTGETTRDGLFTLELCACLGVCGNAPVMMINNDVYGDLTDERVEEIIEKIRRGNQ
- a CDS encoding NAD(P)H-dependent oxidoreductase subunit E gives rise to the protein MAPATQQDNLLYDQLREVIAASRELRNPLIEVLRQAQEIFGYLPVEVQEFIAREMDIPANKVFGVVTFYNFFTMTPRGKYTLNICMGTACYVKGAPRLAQMIEEELGVKVGETTEDNRFTVSAVRCVGACSLAPVFVIGDEAYGRVDTRDKLSEILKKYE
- a CDS encoding PHP domain-containing protein codes for the protein MEMSPRDVVERAKACGIEWMAITDHNSLANCPAYEAAARAGGINFTWGVEVQTSEEIHLLVYFDECEQAKAFGGELHGSLLPIDNDPEFFGDQVIIDENGNILGMEQRALINSSVWDLQSAVEIARSYGGYCVPAHVDAEVNSLFGQLGFLPPEPRFDLFGITASLKLDGFLALHPELDGKSFLRCSDAHYLADLGSGISRVFAQSPRADELAKAALGIENRKILV
- the nuoF gene encoding NADH-quinone oxidoreductase subunit NuoF; its protein translation is MKFYRSHILVGINETSLQAGVEDFLHSLRAELSKHHLQEEVNVLETGPLGFFGRGICLSVYPENINYQDVKLEDIPELVEEHFLKGRPVGRLMLDAIGKFTPKFDYQNRIVLRNSGLIDPESIDEYIGFGGYEAWERALTQMQPIDIVNEVKKSGLQGRGGAGFPTGVKWSFTAPIEAPQKYVVVNADEGEPGTFKDRLIMEGDPHQLLEGTMICARAVGATKAWIYIRGEYKLCIERLQKAIDKCREYGIIGENIFGSGFDLDIEIKIGAGAYVCGEETALIESLEGNRGHPRWKPPFPGVEGLWKAPTVVNNVETLANVPFIIKEGADAYKKHGTPDAAGTKVYTILGDVAHPGLCEVDMGTTLRTIINEHGGGMKKGFRFKAALVGGAAGVFLPEKMLDVNMDFASLKDYAAVLGSGAILVINEHQSIVDVLWSILRFFRHESCGKCAPCRNGSQQLYKLITKIKKGNGSMDDVELMLTIAETMFATSFCALGQSPVLVIRSAVEYFRDEFIAITKK